In Colletotrichum destructivum chromosome 8, complete sequence, the following proteins share a genomic window:
- a CDS encoding Putative cytochrome P450 — protein MAGGLHSLAEAVGDPGYASCSNAPGVLVAKLVGLAAVTAFFVWEFRSWYRLRKIPGPFLASVSVLWQLKKAVGGTYHEHLNDIAREYGPLARIGPNELLCTDPDSLRRMSAVRSPYTKGDFYDSGRITPGVDNVVSMRDENEHKAMRARMSPAYTNKETDGFGFESGIDRQLANFIRLIDQHYVSTDSEFRPLDLAEKTQFFALDAIGDVSFGGAFGFLAEDRDLFRYIEINESSLPVMNVVSVLPWLGRLVHKWPFRLMLPKEGDQVGFGRLMGFARNYAEMRLQPGASPQKDMMQSFINQGLSRDELIQLVYIHMIAGTNSAAQAMRMTLLCLINNPVAYRRLQQEIDVASAAGAISSPITNAEALKLPYLQAVIREGLRFYPPVTGLGFKQAPEGGDVLNGYFVPGGTQIGQNFFGVGRSLWVWGPDADVFRPERWLSTGEDELRQMTAALDTHFGHGKYSCLGKPIAMMELNKVFVELLRRYDFTVMNPEKPIKTLSAIFFVARDFWVRLTRRPKNP, from the exons ATGGCAGGGGGCTTGCACTcgctcgccgaggccgttggTGACCCCGGTTATGCATCCTGTTCCAACGCGCCGGGCGTGCTGGTGGCCAAGCTGgtcggcctggccgccgtcaccgcgTTCTTCGTGTGGGAGTTCCGGTCGTGGTACCGGCTGCGCAAGATCCCCGGGCCTTTCCTGGCCTCTGTCTCGGTCTTGTGGCagctgaagaaggccgtTGGGGGCACATACCACGAGCACCTGAACGATATCGCCAGGGAGTACG GCCCCCTCGCGCGCATAGGGCCGAATGAGCTCCTCTGTACAGACCCGGACTCGCTGCGCAGGATGTCGGCCGTCCGCTCGCCGTACACAAAGGGCGACTTTTACGATTCCGGCCGCATCACCCCGGGCGTCGACAACGTCGTCTCGATGCGGGACGAGAACGAGCATAAAGCCATGAGGGCCCGCATGTCTCCGGCC TACACCAACAAAGAGACcgacggcttcggcttcgagaGCGGCATCGACCGCCAGCTCGCCAACTTCATCCGCCTCATCGACCAGCACTACGTCTCCACCGACTCCGAGTTCCGGCCGCtggacctcgccgagaagacgCAGTTCTTCGCtctcgacgccatcggcgaTGTCTCCTTTGGCGGCGCCTTTGGCTTCCTGGCCGAGGATCGCGACCTGTTCCGCTACATCGAGATCAACGAGTCGTCTCTGCCCGTCATGAACGTTGTCTCCGTGCTGCcctggctcggccgcctcgtccacaaatGGCCCTTCCGTTTGATGCTGCCCAAGGAGGGCGACCAAGTCGGCTTTGGCCGCCTGATGGG GTTTGCCAGGAATTACGCCGAGATGAGGCTTCAGCCGGGCGCAAGCCCGCAAAAGGACATGATGCAGTCCTTTATCAACCAGGGTCTCAGCCGCGACGAGCTCATCCAGCTCGTCTACATCCACAT GATCGCCGGCACAAACTCGGCGGCGCAAGCGATGCGCATGACACTGCTATGcctcatcaacaaccccGTCGCCTACCGCCGGCTCCAGCAGGAAATCGACGTCGCATCCGCAGCCGGCGCCATCAGCTCCCCGATCACcaacgccgaggccctcaagCTCCCCTACCTCCAGGCCGTCATCCGCGAGGGGCTGCGTTTCTACCCGCCCGTCACGGGCCTTGGCTTCAAGCAGgcgcccgagggcggcgacgtcctcaaCGGCTACTTCGTCCCCGGCGGCACGCAGATCGGGCAGAATttcttcggcgtcggccggtCACTGTGGGTCTGGGGCCCCGATGCGGATGTCTTCCGGCCCGAGCGGTGGCTCTCGACtggcgaggatgagctcCGGCAGATGACCGCCGCACTCGACACGCATTTCGGCCACGGCAAGTACTCGTGTCTGGGGAAGCCTATCGCCATGATGGAACTCAACAAGGTCTTTGTGGAG CTGCTGCGAAGATACGACTTCACCGTCATGAACCCCGAGAAGCCCATCAAGACTCTTAGCGCCATCTTTTTCGTCGCCAGAGACTTTTGGGTCAGATTGACGAGGAGACCGAAGAATCCATAA
- a CDS encoding Putative glycosyltransferase, DXD sugar-binding, nucleotide-diphospho-sugar transferase produces the protein MMIALPGKVILRISAVVAVSLMVALVVHQLSYTNDFTLPNQSIDAINFCDDSKRKWGDLGEPIQSSIPQEPIPKIVHQIWKNSDVSTYPVQASRETWEKTLTPLNYTVKLWTDDDVLKLIKANYTWLLSTYEGYSQNIQRADVARLIVVHAEGGIYADLDVFPRSTKEMACLQGLGLQAIFAATSGNLGVSNHFFMGQRQSPFLEWALQEAKRRGGPTSKRILLPYLRVFWSTGPIMVTHAFRHYAWMYSTAHSGLALLDEGYARKVFGHAAGRSWHGSDGQFLNYVSDHLGVLLFWAAVTLTVAALSVMLFIKRCRGKSIELISGCGSRLRSKERYTEV, from the coding sequence ATGATGATTGCCCTCCCTGGCAAAGTCATACTCAGGATCTCTGCAGTCGTGGCAGTGAGTCTGATGGTAGCCTTGGTCGTCCACCAACTAAGCTACACAAACGACTTCACCCTCCCGAACCAGTCGATCGATGCCATCAACTTCTGCGATGACTCAAAACGAAAGTGGGGGGACCTCGGCGAGCCGATCCAATCCTCGATACCGCAAGAACCGATACCCAAGATCGTACATCAGATCTGGAAGAATTCCGACGTCAGTACATATCCGGTGCAAGCCTCCCGTGAGACGTGGGAGAAAACCTTGACGCCCCTCAACTACACCGTCAAGCTGTggaccgacgacgacgtcctcaaACTCATCAAGGCCAACTATACCTGGCTACTGTCAACATACGAAGGGTACTCCCAGAACATTCAACGAGCGGACGTGGCGAGACTGATCGTGGTCCACGCCGAGGGGGGCATATACGCAGACCTCGACGTGTTTCCGCGGTCGACGAAAGAGATGGCATGTCTCCAAGGTCTCGGCCTCCAGGCCATCTTTGCTGCGACCTCCGGGAATCTCGGTGTGAGCAACCACTTCTTCATGGGGCAACGGCAGTCGCCCTTCCTCGAATGGGCTCTGCAAGAAGCCAaacgccgcggcggcccGACCTCGAAACGGATCCTGCTCCCATACCTCCGAGTCTTCTGGTCCACGGGGCCGATCATGGTGACGCACGCCTTCCGGCACTACGCGTGGATGTACAGCACGGCACACAGCGGCCTGGCACTGCTGGACGAGGGATACGCGAGGAAGGTGTTTGGCCACGCGGCCGGGCGGTCGTGGCACGGATCGGATGGACAGTTCTTGAACTACGTCTCGGATCATCTAGGAGTCTTGTTGTTCTGGGCTGCCGTGACTCTGACTGTTGCGGCGTTGAGTGTGATGCTGTTTATCAAGCGGTGCCGTGGGAAGTCTATCGAGTTGATTTCAGGCTGCGGATCGAGGCTCAGGAGCAAAGAGAGATACACCGAGGTTTAA